CACACCGATCGGACCACTACCGATGATGATGGCGTTGTGTTCCACCCACCGCCGCCTACGCGCGACGATGGTGAACTTCCTGCTGAGCGCGCGGCCGGCGATGACCAGCACGGCGGAGAGCGCAACGCCGCGCATGAAGCCGGTCACGTACTCCACCGAGGCGTGGCGTTCGGCCGCGATGATGGCCACCACCGCGGCCGAAGCCAGCAGCCGTCCGCAGAGGATCGGCAGTTCGTCAAGAATGCTGACGTGACGGCGGGCCCGGTAGAGCCCACCCGCCGCGAAGATGGCCACCGTGAGCGCGGTGTTGGCCAGCGTCCCGCGCCAGTAGTGCTGGGTCAACAGCAGCGGGGTCAGCAGCGCGATGACGTCGATCGGAGCCGTCATCATCCACGCGCGGAGAAAACGTGTGCCGGTCGAGGCCCGGGAGCTGGCGTAGGGCAGCACCGCGGTCGTGTCGAGACCGGGAACCGTAGGTGCGGCAACCGCCGGCTCGGGCCGCTCGACGCGGGGCATCGCGGCAAGGGTCGCCGCGTTGCCCGCCGCGTTGCCCGCCGCGTCCTGCTCAGGAGCCACCGACTGCTGTGGAACCGCTGACTGCTGTGGAACCGCTGACTGTTCCGGGGCCCCGTCGGGCGTGCTCGAATACCTAACCGCCGAATGGCGTGACATGAACGATTCCTCCCCCGTGACTACCCTCGGCCATGCATGTCGCGCCATCGGGCGATCGCAGGATATGAGCCGTTCAGCTGCGCCGCCAGAGCCGGAAGGACAATTGCAAGCCCTACTTCCCGTTGGCCAGGATCTCCGCCACTGCGTCGCGCCGAACGGCACCGTAGAACGTCTTGGCCTTCTCGGTGTTCGCGAAGACCACACTCTCGCTACCGACCCGTCCGGTGCCCTTCGTGGGGCTGGTCAGGAAGGTCAGGTTTCCGCCGCGCAGGTTGCGCAGGTCGGTCGCCATGTCCAGCAGGGACATCTTCTCGTCCACCGACACCGCGCTGGACGACGCCTTGACGAACGAGTTGAGCCGGGCCGGGTTGGTGAGGATGCCGCCGGAGACCGCTCGGTCCAGGATTGCTTTGATCACCTGCTGCTGGTGCCGGATGCGCGCGAAGTCGCCGTCGGCGAACTGCTTGCGTTGCCGCGAGTAGTCCAGCGCTGCCGCGCCGTCCATCCGTTGCTTGCCCTGTTGGAAAGTGCGGAACGGCTCGTGAATCGAGGTGAAGGACTTCTCCGAGTCGATGTCGACGCCGCCCAGTGCGTCGATGATCTCGACGAACCCGGCGAAGTCAATGATCATGACGTGGTCGATCCGCACGTCGGTGAACTTCTCCACGGTCTGCACCATCAACGGCACCCCGCCCCAGGCGTAGGCCGCGTTGATCTTGGCATCCCGGCCGCCGTTGTTACCGTTCTTCGACTTCGGCACCGGCACCCAGGTGTCCCGAGGGATCGAGACGAGCTGCGCACTGGACCGATCCTTCGGCACGTGCGCCAGGATGATGCTGTCGGTACGCGAGCCGGTCGTGCCCTCCGGGTCACGGGAATCACTGCCCAGAATCAAAATGTTCATCGCGCCCTTGGCCGCCGCCTGCGGACGGCCCTCCTCGGGCACGTCGGCGAACGCGTCCACCCGCTGGATGTCGGAATTGATCGAGCGGAAGTAGAGCCCGCCTGCGATCAGACCGCCGCCGCCGAGCAACGCCATCACCAGGAAGGTGATCAGGGCGACCTTCTGCCATCGAGGGCGGCGGCGCCGCGGCCGCGGCGCCTCAGTCGACTCAGGTGGCGACTGAGCGTCAACGAACTGCGTCTGGGGATCCACGTACTCCTGGCGATACTGCATGCCGCGATGCTACTGATTGCGGGTTACAGCCACGTACCCTCGGCTGGCCCATACGGCTCCACATTCTGACCAAACGACTTATCCGGCGAACGATTGCCTGAACCTGATATGAAGCAGCGGTGGACGCCACACAGTTGCGCCGGGCCATCGCCCGCACCCCACTCGCGCCCGTCGCCGCATTCCCCAAGCGGCTCGTCCGGGTCGCCCGCCACGACGCCAGGGTGCTGCGCATCTCGGCCCGCTGGCTCGTCACCTCCCGGGAACACCACAACTACACGTACGAACTGACCAAGCTCAGCCGTCACCACCTGGCCTGGTTCGTCAGCGTGGTCTGCGACCGGCCGATCAAGCAGGTTCGTGGGTGGCTCGACGAGGTCGAGTCCGACCAGGCGCTGCGCCAACACATCGAACGGACCACCGCAGGCGCCGCCCGCCGGGGTCTCGCCGACAAGAAGGTCCACTACGCCCGACGCGTCGGCTGGTACGCGATCGTCCGGGCCACCCGCCCCGCACACGTCGTGGAAACCGGCGTGGACAAGGGGTTGGGCACGTGCGTCCTGGCGTCCGCCCTGCTGCGTAACGCGCAGGAGGGGCACCCGGGCCGGATCACCTCGCTCGACATCAACCCCGAGGCCGGCTACCTCGCCGCCAGCGAGCCCTGGTCGGAGTTCGTCGACCTGGTGATCGGCGACTCGATCGCCTCGATCGGCGCACTGGACCGCCCTGTCGACCTGTTCCTGCACGACAGCGACCACAGCCGCGCCCACGAGAAGCGCGAGTTCGACGCCGTGGAGTCGAAACTCGCCCCCGGCGCGATTCTGCTCACCGACAACGTCACCAGCACCAATGTGCTCGCCGAGCACGCCGAGCGCACCGGCCGGCGGTTCCTCGCCTACCGGGAGAGCCCCGCCAACCACTGGTACCCAGGGGACGGCATCGGCGTGGCATGGTAGGCGGGTGCTGCTGAGATCGATTCACACGTACCCCGTCAAGGGTTGTCACCGGCTCGACCACGACGATGCGGTCGTGCAGCCGTGGGGCCTGGCGGGCGACCGGCGCTGGATGGTCGTGGACGCCGACGGTGTCGGCGTCACCCAGCGGGAGACCACCCGGCTGGTCGGCCTGCACGTCACCGTGCGTCCCGGCGGTCTGACGTTGCGCGCGGACGGGCAACCCGACCTCGACGTGTCCGAGCCGGCAGACGTGGCCCCGGTTGTGGTCCGCACCTTCCGCAGCCGCAAGCTTCCGGTCTCCGCTCTGCCAGCCGGCCCGGCGGCCGACGACTGGCTTGGCTCCCTGCTCGGCCGACCGGTCCGGCTGGTCTGGCTGGCCCGGCCGTCCCGCCACCTGGCGGTCGGCGCCACCGAGGCCGGCGAACGCGACACCGGTGACCAGGTCAGCTTCGCCGACGCCTACCCACTGCTGCTGGCGAATACCGCTTCCCTCCACGCCCTCAACGACTGGCTGGCCGAGGCGGGGGAGGAGCCGGTGCCGATGAGCCGGTTCCGACCCAATTTTGTGGTCGACGGGGCATCGGCGTGGGCGGAGGATGACTGGGTCGACCGGCCGCTGCGCATCGGCGACCTGAGCTTTCGCGCGGCTGGGCCGTGCGACCGATGCGTGGTGACCACGACGGACCAGGAGACGGGGGTACGCACGAGGGAACCGCTGCGCACACTCGGGCGGCACCGCAACGTCAAGCAGAAGCTCCTCTTCGGACTGAACCTGGTCCCGCTCGACACTGGACAACTGACCGTGGGCGCCCCCGTCCTCATCGAACCCTGACCGGGCCGCCCACCGGTCTGTCGCAGGAACGCGCCGGTCACCGTCCGTCGATGCTGTCTTAGCTTTGGCTTAGCCGGCTTGTCCGTCCGCGCCCGGGTCCGGCAGCATCGCCGTCGTGACGGACGAAAGCGCTGTCGACATCGACATCGACCTGGACCGGGCCCCCGAGGTCCGGCCCGCGTCGTCGTCCGGCCCGATGCCCTGGCTTGTCGCCACCGGAGTCACCGTCCTCGCGGCGGCGCTCGGACTCACCCTGACCCTGCGGTCCGGCTCCGCCCCGGCCTGCGCCGCCGGCCGGACGCTCGCCGCCGCGCCGCCCACCGGCAACGCCACGCACAGCGGCAAGGCGACCTTCTACGACTCGAAAGGCGCCGGCGGCAACTGCTCGAACCCCGCCGCCCCGGCCAACCGGCTGTACGTCGCGCTCGGTCCGACGGAATACTCCGCCGGCGCCGCCTGTGGTGGATTTCTCGACGTGAACGGCCCGAAGGGCACCGTCCGAGTGTTGATCATGGACCAGTGCCCGGAGTGCGCGCCCGGGCACCTCGACCTGTCCCGCGAGGCATTCGCCCGGATCGCCGACCCGGTCCAGGGCCTCGTCGCCGTCACCTACCGCGCGGTGGTCAACCCGCCACTACCCGGACCACTCACCTTCCGGATCAAGGAGGGCGCGTCGCAGTGGTGGTTCGCCGTCCGCGTCGGCAACCACGGCAACCCGCTGCGATCCGTCGAGGTCCGGCAGGGTGACAGCGGTCCGTGGCGGTCGGCCGCCCGGCAGGACTACAACTACTGGCTCATCACCTCCGGTGCCGGGCCCGGCCCGTTCAGCGTCCGCGTCAGCGACGTGTACGGAAACCGTGCCACCGTCGGCGGCATCCGGATGGCACCCGGCCAGGTGCAGAACAGCGTGGTCCGGATGTACGCGCGCAGTGCCGTGGCTGCCAGTGCGCGCCCGTCCGCATCGGCCCGGCCGCCCGGCAACCGACCCACCGGCACGCCGACGCCGGCCCGTCGTCCGGTCGAGGTGGCGAGGGCGACCGCGCCGGCCACCGGCACGCCCACCACCCGCCCGGCCGAGGCGACCGCCCGTCGGTGCGCGGGCTGACCGCTCAGTCGACCGGCGTCAGGTCGAGCCACATCAGGATCTCGTCCCGGTCGTCATCGGGCGCCACCCGCAACGCGCCCGGTAGCCGGCCGATCTCCCGATACCCGAGGCGGCCGTAGAACTTGTCCAACCCCAGCCCGTCGCGCACCGTGACATGTAGCGCCTCATGGCCGAACTCCCTACCCAGCCGGGCGGCTTCAACCATCAGCGCCGCGCCGTAGCCGGTGCCCTGGGTGTCCGGGTGGACCATCACCCGCTTCAACACACACCAGTGCGCCTTGAGCGGGAAACGGTTGTCATTGAAGATCAGCAAACCCACGAGCCGGTCGCCGGAGTATCCGACCAGCAACCGGTCCGGCCCGCCGGCGATGCCGTCGAAGGTCGGATCGGCGATGACGTGGACGTCGGCAGCGGCGACCGGTGGCACGAAACCGACCGCACCGCCGGCGTTGCTGACGTCCACCCAGAGGTCGACGATCTCAGCGCGCAGCTGCGGGGTCAGGTCGGGGTCGAGGACGAAGCGCAGACTCACGCTCGCCATCCTGACCCGACGACCAGGGTCGCGACCCGCGACAGTGACGCGCCCGACAGTTGTTGCTCGTCAAGCCGCGTCGCCTTCTCAGGCCGACGATGAGGTGGGGCCGACGGGATTCGAACCCGCACTGGTGCGGACCTAAACCGCATGCCTCCTGCCGTTGGGCTACGGCCCCTTGATGCTGTACTCCACCAGCGTCCACGGCCATTCTTGTCGACGAGGCAGTCGCCTGCCTATCCGGAAGCCGGTCGGAGTAACCGCATCAGGATCGTAGACCACCTCGGGCGCGACGAGGGCAGGCCGTCGCTGACCAGCGTACGTAGAGGTTTGGCTGTGACAGTTGGGGCAGAGCAGACGGAGATTGCGGGGCTGGTTGTCGAGGAAATCGCCGTTGATGTGGTCGACGTGGAGCGTCAGCTTGCCTCCCTGCCACGTCGGAGAGGTGCCACACACCTCGCAGTTCTCGGGAAGACCGATTGTTGCCAGGGCGCGTTTGAGGCGGAAGCCTGGGACCCGGCGAGAGCCCTCGGGCAGCTTCACCAGTAGCTCCGTGGGGGACATCCGTCGCCACCGCACACCTCGGTTGTGGGCCTGCCCCGTGAAGTGCGACGTGTCGATGCCGAAGCGTTTGAGCTGACGGCTGATGTGCGCGTGGGAGCCGCCGCTGACGCGTACGCCGAGCAGCCGCATCACCTCGGTGATGTTGCGCGCGGCGGCGGCAGCGGCGGCCAACGCCTCGGGCGTGTACTTGTATCGAACCACTGACGGACCGTAGCGGCCCGGTGCGACAGGTCAGTCCAGACCGAGGTCGCGGCGGAGCTTGGCGACGTGCCCGGTGGCCTTGACGTTGTAGAGCGCTCGCTCGATCTTGCCGTCGGCGTCGATCACGAACGTCGAGCGGATCACGCCGGTGACGGTCTTGCCGTAGAGCTGCTTCTCGCCGTACGCGCCGTAGGCAATCAGCACCGCCTTGTCCAGGTCCGACACCAGCGGGAAGGTGATCGCGTCGCGCTCGCGGAACTTCGCCAGCTTCTCCGGCTTGTCCGGGGAGATGCCGACGACCTCGTAGCCGGCGGCCTGGAGCGAGGCGAGTGAGTCGCGGAAGTCGCAGGCCTGCTTGGTGCAGCCGGGGGTCATCGCGGCCGGGTAGGCGTACAGGACGACCTTCCGGCCTCGTAGGTCGGCGAGGGAGAGTTGGTCGCCGGTATCGGTGGCGAGGGTGAACTCGGGCGCGGGGTCACCGGGGGAGAGACGGTCGGGCGCGGTCATGGCCCGACGATACCGCCGGGCCGGCGTGAGCCGTCGTCGGCGACGCGCGCAGGTGTGCGGCGGCGCGTGAAGGTCGACTCGTCGTCCCGGAAACCGGGGCATCGGCGAGTCGCGGACACCCCGGCATCCAGGAAGACGAGTCGATCACCAGGAACGAGCCTGACCTGGAAAGGTGATCAAGACCATCCGTTGTTGCCAGAGTCTGGCAACAACGAGGATTGGGAAATAAGCTGACGCACGCCGGCCCGGGTAGGGCCCGCTGACGTGTGGGAGGTCGCGTGGAAACACTGGCGATGCACATCTCGAACGGGATCATCGATGGTCCCGTCGCAGCGGTCTTCGCTGCGCTCGCTCTTGCCGCGCTCACCATCTGCGTCCTTCGTGGCCGGCGCGACCTGGACGACCGGCTGGCCCCGATGGCGGGCCTGGTGGCGGCGTTCATCTTCGCCGTCCAGATGCTCAACTTCCCGATCTTCACCGCTGGCGTGAGTGGCCACCTGCTCGGTGGCGCGCTCGCCGCCATGCTGGTCGGTCCGTGGGTCGGCGCGCTCTGCGTGTCCGTGGTGCTGGTCGTGCAGGCGCTGATCTTCGGTGACGGCGGCGTGGCGATGCTCGGCCTCAACATCACGAACATGGCGGTGCTCGGCACCGCCGCGGCGTACCTGCTCATCGCAGTGCTGTTGCGGGTGCTGCCCCGCACGCGGGCCGGCCTGGCCGTGACCGCTTTCGTCGCCGCGATGATCAGCGTGGTGGTCGCGTCGCAGGGCTTCGTCCTGCAGTACTGGCTGGGTGGCACCACCGACCTCGGTGGCAACCTGGCCGGCCTGGCCGGCACGATGGCCGGCGTCCACCTGCTGATCGGCATCGGGGAGGGCCTGATCACCGCGACCACCGTGCTCACCGTCGCGAAGGTACGACCCGACCTGGTGTACGCGCTGCGCTCCCTGCGCACGCCCGCCGCCCCCGTTGTCCCCGTCGCCGGAGGTGTCCGATGAAGAACCGTTCCTGGGCCTTCCTGGCCGGCGGCCTGCTGGTCGCCCTGCTGCTCGCCGGTGTGGTGAGCAACTACGCCTCGTCCCACCCGGACGGGCTGGACTCCTCGCTGCTCAAGGGCTGCACGGTCGACGCCGACGACAACATCGTCGCCGGCAGTTGTCCGGCCCAGCAGGCACGGGACCACGAGTTGGGCGACAGCCCGCTCGCCGACTACGGCGTGCGGGGCGTGCAGAACAGCTTCGTGTCCACCGGCCTCTCCGGGGTGCTCGGGGTGCTGGTCACCTTCGCGATCGGTGCTGGCGGCTTCTGGCTGCTGCGCCGCCGGGGCACCACACCGACCGACGGTGACGCGACAACGCCCGCTGAGGGCGACCCCGCGACGTCCGACGACGTCCGGCGCCGCGCCGACGCGGCCAGCTGAGCAGGGGTACGCGGAATGGGTGCCGGTCACGGGCATGTGCTGTACCGCGAGTCGGACTCGCCGGTGCACCGGCTCCCGCCCGAGGTCAAGATCGTGGCGATGGTGGTCTTCACCATCGCCGTGGTGGCCACCCCACGCACGGCGTTCTGGGCCTTCGGGGCGTACGCCGTGCTGGTGACGGCGGTGGCGGCGCTGGCCCGGGTGGGGCCACGGTGGTTGCTCAGCCGGGCGCTGATCGAGCTGCCGTTCGTGCTGTTCGCCGTCGCGCTGCCGTTCCTCGGGACCGGCGAACGGGTCGACGTGTGGGGCCTGCGGCTGTCCGAGGACGGGCTGCACGGCGCGTGGAACATCCTGGCCAAGGGCACCCTGGGCGTGCTCGTCTCGCTGCTGCTCGCCGCGACCACCACCACCCGGGACCTGATCGTGGGGCTGGACCGGTTGCACTGCCCGCAGGTGCTCACCCAGATCGCCACGTTCATGCTGCGCTATCTCGACGTGTTGGTCGGCGAGGCGAAGCGGATGCGGGTGGCGCGGATCTCCCGGGGTGACGACCCGCGCTTCCTGTGGCAGTTGCGCGGCTTCGCCGCCGGGATCGGGGCGTTGTTCCTGCGCGCCTTCGAGCGCGGTGAGCGGGTCTATCTGGCGATGCTGTCGAGGGGTTACACGGGGCGGATGCCCGCCGTGTGGCAGGGCGAGGGTGCGGCGACCGCCGGTCAGTGGCTGGTCGCGGCGACCGTGCCGGTGTTGGCGGCCTCCATCGCCGCCACCGCCGTCGTGCTGTCATGATCGGTGTCGTGCAGACCGCTGTCTCGCTGGACGTTCGTGGTGTTCGGTACGCGTACCCCGATGGGCACGTCGCCCTGCACGGGGTGGACCTGAACGTGCCGCGCGGCGATCGGGTGGCGCTGCTCGGGCCCAACGGCGCCGGCAAGACCACGCTGGTGCTGCACCTCAACGGCATCCTCAGCCCGACCGAGGGCAGCGTGAGTGTCGGCGGGTTGACGGTCACGCCGGACCGGGCCACCCTGGCCGAGGTGCGTCGCCGGGTGGGCATCGTCTTCCAGGACCCGGACGACCAACTCTTCCTGCCCACGGTGGCGGAGGACGTGGCGTTCGGGCCGGCGAACCTGGGTCTGCGCGGGGCGGAGTTGGCCGCCCGGGTGGACGAGGCGCTCAACGCGGTGGGAATGGGTGAGCACCGGGATCGGGCGCCGCAGCACCTCTCGTTCGGGCAGCGCCGCCGGGTGGCGGTGGCCACCGTGCTCGCCATGCACCCGGAGATCCTGGTGCTCGACGAGCCGTCGTCGAACCTGGACCCGGCGGCCCGCCGGGAGCTGGCCGAGATCCTGCGCGACCTGCCGGTGACCCTGCTGATGGTCACGCATGACCTGCCGTACGCGGCGGAGCTGTGCGAACGCTCGGTGATCCTCGACGGTGGCCGGATCGTGGCCGACGCCCCCACCCCGGACCTGCTGCGGGACGCGGCCCTACTGGCCCGTCACCGCCTCGAACTCCCCTACGGTTTCACCCCGCGCCCGTAACCCCGCAACCCCGTAACCCCGTAACCCCGTAACCCCACCCCAACCCACACGGCGATCTTGCACTTTCTGTCGCGACAACCGACGCGAAAGCCGCATAGCGGCGACACAAAGTGCAAGATCGCGCAGAGGGGAGGGGGAGGGGGGTCAGGGGTGGGTTGGGCTTTTGGTTCTGGGGGCTGCCTTCAGGCGCAGGACTCCGGCGGCTGTTGCTCCGGTGCCGGTTACCAGCACTATGGCCACCATGACGCGGGCGGCCTCGGGCGACCAGGGCACCGGGGCGATGGACCGGGCGAACACGGCGGCGTTCGCCGCACCGGCGAAGAGCGCCAGGCAGGCCCCGGCCAGCGCCACCACGAAGTCGGCGGCCGGGCGGCGGGCCAGCGCGTACCAACCGGCGGCGATCGCGCCGAGGCCGGTGAGCAGCGACCAGATCTGCCCGGACAGCAGCCCGACCACCACCCCGCCCACACCCTGTGCGCCCGCGTCCAGTTCCCGCCCCACCGGGTACACGACGGCCAGTGCGCCGCCGGCGACCAGCAACACTCCCAGCGCGGACAGCGCGCGGGCACCGGCCGGGGCGGCGGCGGCGACCAGGCCGAGCGCGCCCACCGCGAGCAGCCCCACGATGGTCACCGCCCACCAGCTGAACGCGTCCGGCGGCGGCACCCAGTCCAGCGTCCCGCCGATCACCAGCGGGTCGGCGCCGTCGCGCAGCGGGACCGTCCAGTCCCGGACCCGGTGCTCCCGGTCCGGTGCGGCGCGTACGGCCGCCGGTGGTGCGGACTCCTGCCACAGGGCGCGTTGGTCGTGCCAGCGCACCGTGGGCCCGTCGGCGATCCGCTGCCAGGACGGCGGAGCGGCCGGATCGGCCTCGGCCGGGAGTGCCGTGTCTCCGGCGAGGGTGCGGTTCAGGTACGTGGCGGGGGAGCGACTGTTTTCGAACACCCCGTCCGGGCCGACCCGCAGATACGGCTCGCCGGAGTAGCCGATGACCTCGACGGCGCGGCCGGTGCGGTTGGTCAACTCCAGTCGGGCGCCCGCCTCGACCACGCGTACCTCCAGCCCTGGCCGCGCCGGCGCGACCCCGGTGGTCCGGGTCCGGTAGTCGGTGCCGTCAGGTGCGTCCGCGCCGTGCGCGGCGGCGGGCGCCGCGGTGAGCAGGGTGGCCGCGCAGGCTGCGGCGGCGACCAGGCCGGCGCGGGCCACCAGGGTACGGATCACTTGCCGGCCGCCGCCACGGCTGCGGTGAGACCATCCGGGGTCGGGTTGGCGAGCGGCTGGCCGTTGACCTTGACGGTCGGCGTGCCGGTGACGTTGCTCCGGCTGGCGTCGTCGGTGACGTGTTCGGTCCACGTCTTGTACGTGTCGTCCTTGACGCAACCGCCGAACGAGCTCCGGTCGAGGCCCACGCCGACGCCGATGTCGATCAGCTGGTCGTCGGTGAGCCCGGCGCTGCCCTCCGGCGGCTGCTGGGCGAAGAGCGCCTTGGCGTACTCGTGGTACTTGCCGCCCGCCGCGGCGCAGCCGGAGGCGGCCGACGACCGGGTCGAGTATTCGGTCGTGGAGAAGCGGTTGAGGTACGCGACCGGGTGGTAGACCACCTTCGCCTTGTTCTCGGCCACCAACTGTTCGAGCGTCGCCCCGCTGGTCTGCTCGAACTGTTTGCAGGCCGGGCAGAGGAAGTCCTCGTAGACGTCGACGGTGACCGGCCCGCCGCCGGTGACGATGCCGGTGCCGTCCGCGTTGGCGCCGGGCGGGGTGGTGAAGTCGTCAGAGCGCTGGCTGGACCAGGCCGCCCAGCCGATGACACCGGCGATGACCAGGACGGCGACCGCGGCGACGGAGACCCAGATCGTGCGCCGGCGCCGGCGCTCGCGGGCGAGCTGCTCGCGGACCACCCGGGCGGCGTCCCGCTGCCCCTTGCGACTACTCATCCTCGTCCTCCACAGCGGGTTCGCCGGACAGCCATCCGTCCACCGAGACGGGCGTACGCGGCCAGATCAGCAGAAATCCGGCCAGCACCAAGAATCCCAGGTCCCGAAGGATCTCCGGGAGGTAACTGGGGGCCTGCCCCTCGGCCAACTGCCCGCCGCTGCCGAAGCAGCCGCAGTCGATGGCCAGCCCCCGTGCCCAGGCCGAGGCGATCCCCGCGATGAAGACCACCAGCAGCGCGGCGGACACCCCGGCGACGAGCCGGGTGGCCAGCCCGAGCAGCAGCAGTACGCCCAGCGCCAGCTCGACGAAGGGCAGGGCCGCGCCGATCACGGTCGCCACGTCGTACGGCATCACCTGATACGCGTTGACGGCCCGCCCCGAGGCGGCCAGATCGCCCACCTTCGACGCGCCGGCGACCAACCAGACGGCGGCGAGGCCGAGCCGGGCCGTCGTGCCGAGCCAGGGCCGGATGACCGGCCAACGGCCGACCGGGGTGGGAGGTGCAGTCACGCTCATTTGTCGTCCCGTCTCCACCGGAAGTTCCGCGCTCAGCCGGTCATGGCGTCGCCGACCGCCTCGACCAGTTCGTCGCGGGCCCGCGCGACCCGCGAACGGATGGTGCCCACCGGGACGCCTTCGACGGCGGCGGCCTCGGCGTACGACAGGCCGAGCAGTTGGGTGAGCACGAACGCTGCGCGTCGGTCGGCGCTGAGCCGGCGGACCAGGTCGGTGGCACCGAGCTGGCCGGCCGGGTCCGGGTGAGGGTGGTCGGTGTACGCGTTCGCGGCCAGGCGCTCGTCGAGCCGGCGGCGGCGGATCACCGTGCGCAGGTGGTCGGCGCAGGCCCGTCGGGCGATGCCGAGCAGCCAGGTGCGGGCGCTGGAGCGACCCTCGAACGCGGGCAGGGCCCGGAACGCCCGCAGGTACGTCTCCTGGGTCAGGTCGTCGGCGCTGTCCGGGTCGACCAGGGCGGCGGCGAACCGCCAGACCTCGACCTGGGTCAGCCGGACGAACGCCGCCTGGGCGGCCGGGTCACCGTCGCGGGCGGTCAGCGCCCACTCGGTGGCCCGGTCCCGGGAGGCGTCACCGGCCGGCTCTGCCGGACCGGCACCACCGGTGTCACGCGGGACGGGGATCACGAAAAACCAGGTTACGCGGCACCCGGCGGAGCGTTAGGGTCCTTCGGCTCTTGGATGGTCTGCGCCACGTCGGGAACTTTTCCCCCGCACGGGCCGACTACCCGATCATGACGTGCGACCACGGACGCGATCACCGGCCTCGGGTCGCCGAAAGCGACATGCGTCGGCGACCATGGCTGGCATGACTGTCGCCCCCCGCCGCTGGCTCGCCCGGCTGGCCGCAGCCGCCGGCCTCCTGGTCGCCGTCGTCGCCTTGTTGCTCGCGCCAGCCACCCCGGCCAGCGCCCACGCGGTGCTGGAGAGCAGCAGCCCGGCTGCCTCCTCCATCGTGCCGAGCGCGCCGGCCGAGGTGGTGCTGACGTTCAGCGAGTCGGTCCGCAAGGTCCCCGGCAAGATCCGGGTCATCGGGCCGGACGGCTCCCGGGCCGACCGGGGCGAGCCGTCGTTCGACGGCGGTGCCGTGAGCATCCCGGTGGACCCGGCCGGCGAGCGCGGCACCTACCTGGTCAGCTTCCGGGTGATCTCCGCGGACAGCCACCCGGTCTCCGGGGCGTTCACCTACTCGGTTGGCGCACCCTCGACGCCACCCGTCGACTCCGGTGAGGACAGCCGCGCCAACCCGGTGGTGGGTACGGCGGTGAAGGTGGCCCGTTTCCTCGGTTACGCGGGTCTGGTGCTGCTGGTCGGGCCGGCGCTGGTGCTCGCCGCGCTCTGGCCACGACGGCTCTCCCGGCGCGGGCCGACCCGGCTGGCCTGGGCCGGCCTCGGCCTGGTGGCTTTCGCCACCCTCGCCGATCTGTGGTTGCAGGTGCCCTACACCGCCGGCGGTGGTCTGTTCGATGTCACCGGCGAGGGGTTCGGCAGTGTGTTCGGTAGCGCCTTCGGCGCCGCCCACCTGGTCCGACTCGGCCTGCTGGCGGCCTCCGCCTTCCTGCTCCGCCCGCTGCTGGCCCGGCCCGCCAGCCGCGCCGA
The window above is part of the Micromonospora sp. LH3U1 genome. Proteins encoded here:
- a CDS encoding MauE/DoxX family redox-associated membrane protein, producing MSVTAPPTPVGRWPVIRPWLGTTARLGLAAVWLVAGASKVGDLAASGRAVNAYQVMPYDVATVIGAALPFVELALGVLLLLGLATRLVAGVSAALLVVFIAGIASAWARGLAIDCGCFGSGGQLAEGQAPSYLPEILRDLGFLVLAGFLLIWPRTPVSVDGWLSGEPAVEDEDE
- a CDS encoding PDGLE domain-containing protein, translated to MKNRSWAFLAGGLLVALLLAGVVSNYASSHPDGLDSSLLKGCTVDADDNIVAGSCPAQQARDHELGDSPLADYGVRGVQNSFVSTGLSGVLGVLVTFAIGAGGFWLLRRRGTTPTDGDATTPAEGDPATSDDVRRRADAAS
- the cbiQ gene encoding cobalt ECF transporter T component CbiQ, whose protein sequence is MGAGHGHVLYRESDSPVHRLPPEVKIVAMVVFTIAVVATPRTAFWAFGAYAVLVTAVAALARVGPRWLLSRALIELPFVLFAVALPFLGTGERVDVWGLRLSEDGLHGAWNILAKGTLGVLVSLLLAATTTTRDLIVGLDRLHCPQVLTQIATFMLRYLDVLVGEAKRMRVARISRGDDPRFLWQLRGFAAGIGALFLRAFERGERVYLAMLSRGYTGRMPAVWQGEGAATAGQWLVAATVPVLAASIAATAVVLS
- a CDS encoding sigma-70 family RNA polymerase sigma factor — encoded protein: MIPVPRDTGGAGPAEPAGDASRDRATEWALTARDGDPAAQAAFVRLTQVEVWRFAAALVDPDSADDLTQETYLRAFRALPAFEGRSSARTWLLGIARRACADHLRTVIRRRRLDERLAANAYTDHPHPDPAGQLGATDLVRRLSADRRAAFVLTQLLGLSYAEAAAVEGVPVGTIRSRVARARDELVEAVGDAMTG
- a CDS encoding energy-coupling factor ABC transporter ATP-binding protein, producing the protein MIGVVQTAVSLDVRGVRYAYPDGHVALHGVDLNVPRGDRVALLGPNGAGKTTLVLHLNGILSPTEGSVSVGGLTVTPDRATLAEVRRRVGIVFQDPDDQLFLPTVAEDVAFGPANLGLRGAELAARVDEALNAVGMGEHRDRAPQHLSFGQRRRVAVATVLAMHPEILVLDEPSSNLDPAARRELAEILRDLPVTLLMVTHDLPYAAELCERSVILDGGRIVADAPTPDLLRDAALLARHRLELPYGFTPRP
- a CDS encoding DsbA family protein codes for the protein MSSRKGQRDAARVVREQLARERRRRRTIWVSVAAVAVLVIAGVIGWAAWSSQRSDDFTTPPGANADGTGIVTGGGPVTVDVYEDFLCPACKQFEQTSGATLEQLVAENKAKVVYHPVAYLNRFSTTEYSTRSSAASGCAAAGGKYHEYAKALFAQQPPEGSAGLTDDQLIDIGVGVGLDRSSFGGCVKDDTYKTWTEHVTDDASRSNVTGTPTVKVNGQPLANPTPDGLTAAVAAAGK